Proteins from a single region of Bos javanicus breed banteng chromosome 25, ARS-OSU_banteng_1.0, whole genome shotgun sequence:
- the STUB1 gene encoding E3 ubiquitin-protein ligase CHIP: protein MKGKEEKEGGARLGAGGGSPEKSPSAQELKEQGNRLFVGRKYPEAAACYGRAITRNPLVAVYYTNRALCYLKMQQHEQALADCRRALELDGQSVKAHFFLGQCQLEMESYDEAIANLQRAYNLAKEQRLNFGDDIPSALRIAKKKRWNSIEERRIHQENELHSYLTRLIVAERERELEECQRNHEGDEDDSHIRAQQACIEAKHDKYLADMDELFSQVDEKRKKRDIPDYLCGKISFELMREPCITPSGITYDRKDIEEHLQRVGHFDPVTRSPLTQEQLIPNLAMKEVIDAFISENGWVEDY from the exons ATGAAgggcaaggaggagaaggagggcgGCGCACGGCTGGGCGCCGGCGGCGGCAGCCCCGAGAAGAGCCCGAGCGCACAGGAGCTCAAGGAGCAGGGCAACCGGCTCTTCGTGGGCCGCAAGTACCCGGAGGCGGCGGCCTGCTACGGCCGCGCCATC ACCCGGAACCCCTTGGTGGCAGTGTATTACACCAACCGGGCACTGTGCTACCTGAAGATGCAGCAGCACGAGCAAGCCCTGGCTGACTGTCGGCGCGCCCTGGAGCTGGACGGGCAGTCTGTGAAGGCACACTTCTTCCTGGGGCAATGCCAGCTGGAGATGGAAAGCTATGATGAGGCTATTGCCAACCTGCAGCGAG CCTACAACCTGGCCAAGGAGCAGCGGCTCAACTTTGGGGATGACATCCCCAGTGCTCTGCGCATCGCAAAGAAAAAGCGCTGGAACAGCATTGAGGAGCGACGCATCCACCAGGAAAATGAGTTGCACTCTTATCTTACACGGCTCATTGTGGCTGAGCGTGAGAG GGAACTGGAAGAGTGTCAGCGGAACCACGAGGGTGACGAGGACGACAGCCACATACGGGCCCAGCAGGCCTGCATTGAAGCCAAGCAT GACAAGTACTTGGCAGACATGGACGAGCTCTTCTCCCAGGTAGACGAGAAGAGAAAG AAGCGAGACATCCCCGACTACCTGTGCGGCAAGATCAGCTTTGAGCTGATGCGGGAGCCCTGCATCACGCCCAGCGGCATCACGTACGACCGCAAGGACATCGAGGAGCACCTGCAG CGCGTGGGCCATTTTGACCCTGTGACTCGGAGCCCCCTGACCCAGGAACAGCTCATCCCCAACTTGGCCATGAAAGAGGTCATCGATGCCTTCATCTCTGAGAATGGCTGGGTAGAGGATTACTGA
- the JMJD8 gene encoding jmjC domain-containing protein 8 isoform X2 has product MALEARPLLWLALWTLAVPARSFGKDADGGWRRPGPGAPAAVTEEEHCTVERRADLSYADYAFSRPVILQGLTDNSRFRDLCTRQRLLASFGDSVVRLSTANTYSYQKVDLPFEKYVEQMLHPQDPISMGNDTLYFFGDNNFTEWASLFRHYSPPPFSLLGTTPAYSFGIAGAGSGVPFHWHGPGFSEVIYGRKRWFLYPPEKTPEFHPNKTTLAWLRDTYPALTPSARPLECTIQAGEVLYFPDRWWHATLNLDTSVFISTFLGTEVMAAASAQPTSAPLSGPGGG; this is encoded by the exons ATGGCGCTGGAGGCGCGGCCGCTTCTGTGGCTCGCGCTCTGGACGCTGGCGGTTCCCGCCCGGAGCTTCGGGAAGGACGCCGACGGAGGGTG GCGACGGCCCGGACCGGGGGCGCCGGCGGCCGTGACGGAAGAGGAGCACTGCACTGTGGAGCGCCGGGCTGACCTCAGCTACGCCGA CTACGCCTTTTCCAGACCTGTCATCCTGCAGGGGCTCACCGACAACTCG AGGTTCCGGGACCTGTGCACCCGTCAGAGGCTGCTGGCCTCCTTTGGAGACAGCGTGGTCCGGTTGAGCACCGCCAACACCTACTCCTACCAGAAAG TGGACCTGCCCTTTGAGAAGTATGTGGAGCAGATGCTGCACCCCCAGGACCCCATCTCCATGGGCAATG ACACGCTGTACTTCTTTGGGGATAACAACTTCACTGAATGGGCCTCCCTCTTTCGGCACTATTCTCCACCTCCGTTCAGCCTGCTGGGTACAACTCCTGCTTACAGCTTTGGAATTGCAG GAGCTGGCTCTGGGGTGCCCTTCCACTGGCATGGACCCGGGTTCTCGGAGGTGATCTATGGCCGCAAG cgctGGTTTCTGTACCCTCCTGAGAAGACACCCGAATTCCACCCTAACAAAACCACACTGGCCTGGCTCCGGGACACATACCCAGCCCTGACACCATCTGCACGGCCCCTGGAATGCACTATCCAGGCTGGTGAG GTGCTGTATTTCCCTGACCGATGGTGGCATGCCACACTCAACCTCGACACCAGCGTCTTCATCTCTACCTTCCTCG GGACAGAGGTGATGGCAGCAGCCTCAGCCCAACCCACCTCAGCCCCCCTTTCCGGCCCAGGAGGAGGATGA
- the JMJD8 gene encoding jmjC domain-containing protein 8 isoform X3: MALEARPLLWLALWTLAVPARSFGKDADGGWRRPGPGAPAAVTEEEHCTVERRADLSYAEFVQRYAFSRPVILQGLTDNSRFRDLCTRQRLLASFGDSVVRLSTANTYSYQKDTLYFFGDNNFTEWASLFRHYSPPPFSLLGTTPAYSFGIAGAGSGVPFHWHGPGFSEVIYGRKRWFLYPPEKTPEFHPNKTTLAWLRDTYPALTPSARPLECTIQAGEVLYFPDRWWHATLNLDTSVFISTFLGTEVMAAASAQPTSAPLSGPGGG, encoded by the exons ATGGCGCTGGAGGCGCGGCCGCTTCTGTGGCTCGCGCTCTGGACGCTGGCGGTTCCCGCCCGGAGCTTCGGGAAGGACGCCGACGGAGGGTG GCGACGGCCCGGACCGGGGGCGCCGGCGGCCGTGACGGAAGAGGAGCACTGCACTGTGGAGCGCCGGGCTGACCTCAGCTACGCCGAGTTCGTGCAGCG CTACGCCTTTTCCAGACCTGTCATCCTGCAGGGGCTCACCGACAACTCG AGGTTCCGGGACCTGTGCACCCGTCAGAGGCTGCTGGCCTCCTTTGGAGACAGCGTGGTCCGGTTGAGCACCGCCAACACCTACTCCTACCAGAAAG ACACGCTGTACTTCTTTGGGGATAACAACTTCACTGAATGGGCCTCCCTCTTTCGGCACTATTCTCCACCTCCGTTCAGCCTGCTGGGTACAACTCCTGCTTACAGCTTTGGAATTGCAG GAGCTGGCTCTGGGGTGCCCTTCCACTGGCATGGACCCGGGTTCTCGGAGGTGATCTATGGCCGCAAG cgctGGTTTCTGTACCCTCCTGAGAAGACACCCGAATTCCACCCTAACAAAACCACACTGGCCTGGCTCCGGGACACATACCCAGCCCTGACACCATCTGCACGGCCCCTGGAATGCACTATCCAGGCTGGTGAG GTGCTGTATTTCCCTGACCGATGGTGGCATGCCACACTCAACCTCGACACCAGCGTCTTCATCTCTACCTTCCTCG GGACAGAGGTGATGGCAGCAGCCTCAGCCCAACCCACCTCAGCCCCCCTTTCCGGCCCAGGAGGAGGATGA
- the JMJD8 gene encoding jmjC domain-containing protein 8 isoform X4, protein MALEARPLLWLALWTLAVPARSFGKDADGGWRRPGPGAPAAVTEEEHCTVERRADLSYAEFVQRYAFSRPVILQGLTDNSRFRDLCTRQRLLASFGDSVVRLSTANTYSYQKVDLPFEKYVEQMLHPQDPISMGNGAGSGVPFHWHGPGFSEVIYGRKRWFLYPPEKTPEFHPNKTTLAWLRDTYPALTPSARPLECTIQAGEVLYFPDRWWHATLNLDTSVFISTFLGTEVMAAASAQPTSAPLSGPGGG, encoded by the exons ATGGCGCTGGAGGCGCGGCCGCTTCTGTGGCTCGCGCTCTGGACGCTGGCGGTTCCCGCCCGGAGCTTCGGGAAGGACGCCGACGGAGGGTG GCGACGGCCCGGACCGGGGGCGCCGGCGGCCGTGACGGAAGAGGAGCACTGCACTGTGGAGCGCCGGGCTGACCTCAGCTACGCCGAGTTCGTGCAGCG CTACGCCTTTTCCAGACCTGTCATCCTGCAGGGGCTCACCGACAACTCG AGGTTCCGGGACCTGTGCACCCGTCAGAGGCTGCTGGCCTCCTTTGGAGACAGCGTGGTCCGGTTGAGCACCGCCAACACCTACTCCTACCAGAAAG TGGACCTGCCCTTTGAGAAGTATGTGGAGCAGATGCTGCACCCCCAGGACCCCATCTCCATGGGCAATG GAGCTGGCTCTGGGGTGCCCTTCCACTGGCATGGACCCGGGTTCTCGGAGGTGATCTATGGCCGCAAG cgctGGTTTCTGTACCCTCCTGAGAAGACACCCGAATTCCACCCTAACAAAACCACACTGGCCTGGCTCCGGGACACATACCCAGCCCTGACACCATCTGCACGGCCCCTGGAATGCACTATCCAGGCTGGTGAG GTGCTGTATTTCCCTGACCGATGGTGGCATGCCACACTCAACCTCGACACCAGCGTCTTCATCTCTACCTTCCTCG GGACAGAGGTGATGGCAGCAGCCTCAGCCCAACCCACCTCAGCCCCCCTTTCCGGCCCAGGAGGAGGATGA
- the JMJD8 gene encoding jmjC domain-containing protein 8 isoform X1: protein MALEARPLLWLALWTLAVPARSFGKDADGGWRRPGPGAPAAVTEEEHCTVERRADLSYAEFVQRYAFSRPVILQGLTDNSRFRDLCTRQRLLASFGDSVVRLSTANTYSYQKVDLPFEKYVEQMLHPQDPISMGNDTLYFFGDNNFTEWASLFRHYSPPPFSLLGTTPAYSFGIAGAGSGVPFHWHGPGFSEVIYGRKRWFLYPPEKTPEFHPNKTTLAWLRDTYPALTPSARPLECTIQAGEVLYFPDRWWHATLNLDTSVFISTFLGTEVMAAASAQPTSAPLSGPGGG, encoded by the exons ATGGCGCTGGAGGCGCGGCCGCTTCTGTGGCTCGCGCTCTGGACGCTGGCGGTTCCCGCCCGGAGCTTCGGGAAGGACGCCGACGGAGGGTG GCGACGGCCCGGACCGGGGGCGCCGGCGGCCGTGACGGAAGAGGAGCACTGCACTGTGGAGCGCCGGGCTGACCTCAGCTACGCCGAGTTCGTGCAGCG CTACGCCTTTTCCAGACCTGTCATCCTGCAGGGGCTCACCGACAACTCG AGGTTCCGGGACCTGTGCACCCGTCAGAGGCTGCTGGCCTCCTTTGGAGACAGCGTGGTCCGGTTGAGCACCGCCAACACCTACTCCTACCAGAAAG TGGACCTGCCCTTTGAGAAGTATGTGGAGCAGATGCTGCACCCCCAGGACCCCATCTCCATGGGCAATG ACACGCTGTACTTCTTTGGGGATAACAACTTCACTGAATGGGCCTCCCTCTTTCGGCACTATTCTCCACCTCCGTTCAGCCTGCTGGGTACAACTCCTGCTTACAGCTTTGGAATTGCAG GAGCTGGCTCTGGGGTGCCCTTCCACTGGCATGGACCCGGGTTCTCGGAGGTGATCTATGGCCGCAAG cgctGGTTTCTGTACCCTCCTGAGAAGACACCCGAATTCCACCCTAACAAAACCACACTGGCCTGGCTCCGGGACACATACCCAGCCCTGACACCATCTGCACGGCCCCTGGAATGCACTATCCAGGCTGGTGAG GTGCTGTATTTCCCTGACCGATGGTGGCATGCCACACTCAACCTCGACACCAGCGTCTTCATCTCTACCTTCCTCG GGACAGAGGTGATGGCAGCAGCCTCAGCCCAACCCACCTCAGCCCCCCTTTCCGGCCCAGGAGGAGGATGA
- the JMJD8 gene encoding jmjC domain-containing protein 8 isoform X5 — protein MALEARPLLWLALWTLAVPARSFGKDADGGWRRPGPGAPAAVTEEEHCTVERRADLSYADYAFSRPVILQGLTDNSRFRDLCTRQRLLASFGDSVVRLSTANTYSYQKDTLYFFGDNNFTEWASLFRHYSPPPFSLLGTTPAYSFGIAGAGSGVPFHWHGPGFSEVIYGRKRWFLYPPEKTPEFHPNKTTLAWLRDTYPALTPSARPLECTIQAGEVLYFPDRWWHATLNLDTSVFISTFLG, from the exons ATGGCGCTGGAGGCGCGGCCGCTTCTGTGGCTCGCGCTCTGGACGCTGGCGGTTCCCGCCCGGAGCTTCGGGAAGGACGCCGACGGAGGGTG GCGACGGCCCGGACCGGGGGCGCCGGCGGCCGTGACGGAAGAGGAGCACTGCACTGTGGAGCGCCGGGCTGACCTCAGCTACGCCGA CTACGCCTTTTCCAGACCTGTCATCCTGCAGGGGCTCACCGACAACTCG AGGTTCCGGGACCTGTGCACCCGTCAGAGGCTGCTGGCCTCCTTTGGAGACAGCGTGGTCCGGTTGAGCACCGCCAACACCTACTCCTACCAGAAAG ACACGCTGTACTTCTTTGGGGATAACAACTTCACTGAATGGGCCTCCCTCTTTCGGCACTATTCTCCACCTCCGTTCAGCCTGCTGGGTACAACTCCTGCTTACAGCTTTGGAATTGCAG GAGCTGGCTCTGGGGTGCCCTTCCACTGGCATGGACCCGGGTTCTCGGAGGTGATCTATGGCCGCAAG cgctGGTTTCTGTACCCTCCTGAGAAGACACCCGAATTCCACCCTAACAAAACCACACTGGCCTGGCTCCGGGACACATACCCAGCCCTGACACCATCTGCACGGCCCCTGGAATGCACTATCCAGGCTGGTGAG GTGCTGTATTTCCCTGACCGATGGTGGCATGCCACACTCAACCTCGACACCAGCGTCTTCATCTCTACCTTCCTCGGTTAG